Below is a genomic region from Catenuloplanes atrovinosus.
ATCGTCCGCCGGTACGGCGGGGAAGGCGGATGTCGGGCTCCGGCACCCGCTCGACCATCACGGCCATGTCCGGTAGCGCGGCGCCGACCGTGCGCATCGCGGACGGCGGCTCCAGGTTGCTCAGCCGCAGCCGGCCGCCGGTGATCGGGCCCTCGGTCTCCAGCATCTGCCGCAACACGTTGATCACCGCCTCGCCCGCGGCCGGGAGCCGGCCCAGCCAGGGCACGTCCTGGCAGCATTCGGCCAGGTCGGTGTGCTCGTGCGAGTCGTCCGGGTGGTGCCGTTGGAAGTCGGCGAGCGCCACGAGGTGGGACAGTTTGCCGTCGCGGCGGTAGCGCAGCCGGTGCGCGGTGTGCACGGCGCAGTCGAACTCGGCGTCCCGGGCCAGTGCGTCGTCTATCCAGCGGATCGCCTCGTCGAGCTGCCCGTTGTCGGCGAGTGTGCCGGCGATGTCCGCGTACACGGAGAGGTCGGCCGGGTCGTGCGCGACGGCGCGGCGCAGCGCGGCGATCGACTCGCGGGTGCGGCCGGCGCTGCGGTACGCATACCCGAGCCACACCTCGCCGAGCTTGGACGGCATCACCCGCACGCCGCGCTGCGCCCAGTCGATCGCGATCGCGGTCTCGCCCATCCGCCGGGCCAGCGCGGACGCGGCGCCGAGCAGCAGCGCGTGCCGGGGGTGCGCGGCGGCGGCGTGCTTGGCGACCCGCAGGTACGGCCGGAGCGGCTCGCGCTGCTCGTCCGGCACCGGGTCGGGCACGCCCGCGCAGACCTGCATTATCGTGCGCGCGAGCTGGTCCGGGTCGACGCGCGTGGCCAGGTCCGGGTCGGCCACCCAGGGCACGCCGGCCCAGTCCACGGTCGGCTGGTGCCCGGTGGCGGCCGCGAGCAGTTCCAGCGCCTCGCCGGGCTTGCCGGCCGCGGCCAGCAGGTGCCCGCGCGCGACCACGGCGCCGATGTACACGTGGTCGGCGAGCGGGAAGAGGTCGAGGGCGCCGCCGGTGCGCGCCGCCAGCTTCGCCAGCAGCTCGTGCACCTCGGGCATGGTGGGCGCGTGCACCAGCGCGCCGGCCACGTGGTCCGCGGCGTGCCCGTAATCGGCCTCGTCGAGCGCCATCCGGGCCAGAGCCAGTTCGCCCTCCGCGGAGAGGCGTGGGTCGCCTATCCCCTCAGTCAAAGCCTTATGTCCCTTGCGACGGCGTATGTCCGGGTGTCCAGCTGTCGTTGATCGTTCCCCCAGAACCGCAGCCTATGGCACGGCGGCTCGGACGTATCCATCCCGGCCGCTGTTGCGCGATCTGTTGCGAATAGGCGTTGTTTCGTGCAGCATTGAGCATAGAGCGATCACCTGATGCGCGAGGAGTCGTCATGCCTGAGGTGCAGCCCGGATCCGGGATGGCCACCGACATCGCGGAGCAGCCGGCCGGCTTCGCCCGCCTGCTCGAGACGCCGCACGCCACCGCGATCGCCACGGTCGCGGCCGCGGTCGTGGCCCGCCGCCCGCGGCACGTGGTGTTCGTGGCCCGCGGCACCTCCGACCACGCCGCGCTCTACGGGGCGTACCTGACGGAGATCCGCCTCGGGCTGCCCGCCAGCAGCTCCTCGCCGAGCGCGATCACCGTGTTCGGCGCCCGCCCCGACCTCTCCCAGGCGCTGGTCGTCGGCGTCAGCCAGAGCGGCGGCTCACCCGACCTGACCGAGGTGATGCGCGTGGCGCGCGCGTCCGGCGCGCTCACGGTCGCGGTCACCAATGTGCCCGGTTCGCCGCTCGGCGAGGCCGCGGAGCACGTCATCGACGTCGCGGCCGGGCACGAGCGGGCGGTCGCGGCCACCAAGTCGTACACGGCGGAGCTCCAGGCGCTGCTCATGCTGATCGAGGGCGTCCGGGCCGGCGACGGCGCGCTCCCGGCGGACGAGCGGGCCGCGCTGGCGGCGCTGCCCGCGCACGCGGAGCGGGTGCTCGCCGATCCCACCGCCACCGAGCTGGCGGCGCGCTACCGTTTCGCGGCGCGCATCCTGACCACCGGGCGGGGGTACGCGTACCCGACCGCCCGCGAGGCCGCGCTCAAGCTGATGGAGACCTGCTACCTGCCGTCGCTGTCGTTCTCCGGCGCCGACCTGATGCACGGCCCGCTGGCGCTGGCGGCCCCGGACGTGCCGGTCCTCGCGGTGGTCGGCTCCGGCCCCGGCGGCGCCTCGATGAGTGAGGTCCTCGGCCGCCTCACCGAGCGCAAGGCCGACGTGGTCGCCATCGGCTCCGGCGACGTCCCCGGCGCCGCCGCCCGCATCGCCATCCCGGCCCTGGACGAGCGCTACGCCCCGCTGCTCGACATCCTCCCGGCCCAGCAGCTCGCGCTCGCCCTCGCGGTCGCCCGCGGCGAGGACCCCGACGCCCCTCGCGGCCTCAAGAAGGTCACCGCCACCCTCTGAAGGATGACGGCGCCGCGCTCGACGTGGCGCCCTGTCCCGAGACATCGGGCACGCCGCCGTGGCACCGGGCACCCAGGCGAGCAGCCCGACGTCTTGCGTCTTCCCGCTTCCGGGTGGCCGGGGCCCGCATGCTCGCTCGGGCCGACCTCGTGGCGGCTCCGCCGCCGCGTCGGAGCCGGTCTCGCCGTGCCGGACCCCGTGCGGGACCGGCAGGGAGGAGCTCTGCGACGACCGGTGCCCGCGGGAGCATGCGGAGAGGGACCACGCCGGAAGCGGGAAGAAAGGCTTTGTGAACTTCTGGTCGCGACTGGGCCGTGGGTGGAAACGAGGCTGTGAAAGGCTAACGGCGTGTCCACGCTGCGCGACCTCGTCGAGGAGCACACCAGGCTGTCCTCGTCCGACATCGACCACCTGCACCGGCTGGCCGGCGACTGGCAGTTGCTGTCCGATCTATCGTTCGCCGATCTGCTGCTCTGGGTGCCGGTGGGTGACGGGAGCACGGTGCGGTCGTTCCTGTGCGTGGCGCAGGTGCGGCCGACGACCGGGCCGACGGCGTACCTGGACGATCAGGTGGGCCGGATCATCGGCGGGGCCGAGGTGGCGCACCTGGTGATCGCGCACCACCAGGGGCGGATCTGGCGTGAGGGCGATCCGGTCTGGTACGGCGAGACCCCCGCGCGGCACGAGGCGATCCCGGTGCGGACGCGCGACGAGGACGGCGAGCCCGGCGAGGTGATCGCGATCATCGGCCGGGACACCAACCTGTCCACCGCGCGCACCCCCAGCCAGCTCGAGCTGAACTACCTGACCACCGCGGACGACCTGGCGCAGATGGTGGCGGACGGCACGTTCCCGCCGCCGCGGCATCCGGGGGAGACCACGTCCGCGCCGCGGGTCGGTGACGGGCTGATCCGGATGGCGGCGAGCGGGCGGGTCACCTACGCCAGCCCGAACGCGCAGTCCGCGTACCGGCGGCTGGGGTTCTCCTCGCACCTGGTCGGCGAGGACCTGCCGGCACTGA
It encodes:
- a CDS encoding SIS domain-containing protein, with protein sequence MATDIAEQPAGFARLLETPHATAIATVAAAVVARRPRHVVFVARGTSDHAALYGAYLTEIRLGLPASSSSPSAITVFGARPDLSQALVVGVSQSGGSPDLTEVMRVARASGALTVAVTNVPGSPLGEAAEHVIDVAAGHERAVAATKSYTAELQALLMLIEGVRAGDGALPADERAALAALPAHAERVLADPTATELAARYRFAARILTTGRGYAYPTAREAALKLMETCYLPSLSFSGADLMHGPLALAAPDVPVLAVVGSGPGGASMSEVLGRLTERKADVVAIGSGDVPGAAARIAIPALDERYAPLLDILPAQQLALALAVARGEDPDAPRGLKKVTATL
- a CDS encoding tetratricopeptide repeat protein, whose product is MALDEADYGHAADHVAGALVHAPTMPEVHELLAKLAARTGGALDLFPLADHVYIGAVVARGHLLAAAGKPGEALELLAAATGHQPTVDWAGVPWVADPDLATRVDPDQLARTIMQVCAGVPDPVPDEQREPLRPYLRVAKHAAAAHPRHALLLGAASALARRMGETAIAIDWAQRGVRVMPSKLGEVWLGYAYRSAGRTRESIAALRRAVAHDPADLSVYADIAGTLADNGQLDEAIRWIDDALARDAEFDCAVHTAHRLRYRRDGKLSHLVALADFQRHHPDDSHEHTDLAECCQDVPWLGRLPAAGEAVINVLRQMLETEGPITGGRLRLSNLEPPSAMRTVGAALPDMAVMVERVPEPDIRLPRRTGGRSVWEFFETDAMPALREPSDAAVERIRQLALPAWPHPQSAYDAAVSLALLDMDDLLALLVHPPAPPATELGTALAAHDPSLWVRSVQVWACLGLLHHRTDEPWRTSTRRRVLLDLAWGVEDWITEAALFALVTAAWVTPEVRADVATLVRERLADIAEVVRRRPVTIAWSVAQLALATPELDAKTELVARTIIAAERPVEEPPAPPQRKAGFWRRLLGGRG